From a region of the Thermus caldilimi genome:
- the cysK gene encoding cysteine synthase A: MRVETIIGKTPVVRLFKVVEPDMAEVWVKLEGQNPGGSIKDRPAWYMIRDAEERGLLRPGSGQVIVEPTSGNTGIGLAMIAASRGYRLILTMPAQMSEERKRVLKAFGAELVLTNPARRMLAAREEALRLKEDLGAFMPDQFANPANVRAHYETTGPELFEALEGRIDAFVYGSGTGGTITGVGRYLKERLPGVKVYAVEPARSNVLSGGKMGQHQFQGMGPGFIPENLDLSLLDGVIQVWEEDAFPLARRLAREEGLFLGMSSGGILWAALQVAKELGPGKRVACISPDGGWKYLTTPLYAEP; encoded by the coding sequence ATGCGGGTGGAAACGATCATCGGCAAAACCCCGGTGGTGCGCCTTTTCAAGGTGGTGGAGCCCGACATGGCCGAGGTGTGGGTGAAGCTGGAGGGCCAGAACCCTGGGGGGTCCATCAAGGACCGGCCCGCCTGGTACATGATCCGGGATGCCGAGGAAAGAGGCCTCCTCCGCCCCGGCTCCGGCCAGGTCATCGTGGAGCCCACCAGCGGCAACACCGGGATCGGCCTGGCCATGATCGCCGCCAGCCGAGGCTACCGCCTCATCCTCACCATGCCCGCCCAGATGTCCGAGGAGAGGAAGCGGGTGCTGAAGGCCTTCGGCGCCGAGCTGGTCCTCACCAACCCGGCGAGGCGGATGCTGGCGGCAAGGGAGGAGGCCTTGCGCCTTAAGGAGGACCTGGGGGCCTTCATGCCCGACCAGTTCGCCAACCCCGCCAACGTGCGGGCCCACTATGAAACCACGGGACCTGAGCTTTTTGAGGCCTTAGAGGGGCGGATCGACGCCTTCGTCTACGGCTCGGGCACCGGGGGGACCATCACCGGGGTGGGGCGCTACCTGAAAGAACGCCTGCCAGGGGTGAAGGTTTACGCCGTGGAGCCCGCCCGTTCCAACGTCCTCTCCGGGGGCAAGATGGGCCAGCACCAGTTCCAGGGCATGGGACCCGGCTTCATCCCCGAGAACCTGGACCTCTCCCTTCTGGATGGGGTCATCCAGGTGTGGGAGGAGGACGCCTTTCCCCTAGCAAGGCGCCTCGCCCGGGAGGAGGGGCTTTTCCTGGGGATGAGCTCGGGGGGCATCCTTTGGGCGGCCCTCCAGGTGGCCAAAGAGCTCGGCCCCGGCAAACGGGTGGCCTGCATCAGCCCAGATGGGGGCTGGAAGTACCTCACCACCCCCCTCTACGCCGAACCCTAG